Proteins from a single region of Platichthys flesus chromosome 16, fPlaFle2.1, whole genome shotgun sequence:
- the gucy2ca gene encoding guanylyl cyclase C, translating to MHSAHSLLYLAVLIGGGVVGHKMLDYCLASRRKYTINVVLLEDNTYEWSRPLVQAAVENAIEEDTQENINNELNFTLTANFSGVDTTVYNRQGCGSSTCEGVAILKRLYDKKEVGCVMLGPSCTYATFQLVDDELGLSLSIPIISAGSFGLSCDYKPKLTRILPPARKISDMLLNFINETLPFKDPWKTVYVYKKSSNVTEDCFWYINALEAASANFAKGTNRHMLRGDVELSDALTTKNRLSNIFILCGSRDEIVSAKRSVSQVDPDIIFLLLDIYSPDYHVNTMSNEFMRDVLVITLPPRNYSSESNTTYNNTINDYVAGYHDGTLLFGKVLRERMLSQQQNRASVDVPLNFNPFGNASFYGMGGHYVLDEYGDRDVNFSMLYTSPITGRYETLLAFDTSRNESRVTNPLPILWWKHNRLPQDKPERPHSLNMQDVIVIVLSLSVIVVTAIALIFYRQNRKERLMQKKWSHISPLLIGPLDEKEVSLKIDEVKRKDSKYFSHRGRYDKKPVILKELKHLDGDFNEDQKIELNTLLRIDYYNLTKFYGTVKFEYGVFGVFELCQRGSLRTILNDRISYPDETFMDMEFKISVMYDIAKGMSYLHSSNIAVHGRLKSTNCVVDNRMVVKITDFGCHTILRPGRDVWTAPEHLRKGGVSQKGDVYSYAIIAHEIIMRKDPFYTQNCSDIIEMIHRVQYPTDVVMFRPHLNFDSASANEIELYVLIKTCWDEDPERRPDFKRIEGTLGKIFSNLHNQATETYMDNLIRRLQNYSRTLERLVEERTCLYKAERDRADRLNFMLLPGPVVRSLKETGRVEPELFEEVTVYFSDIVGFTTLCHYSTPMEVVDMLNDIYKNFDSILDHHDVYKVETIGDAYMVASGLPRRNGDRHAVDIAHMALDILSFVGTFELQHLPGIPLWIRIGVHSGPCAAGVVGNKMPRYCLFGDTVNTASRMESTGLPLRIHVSHSTISILQRTDCEFQYEQRGETYLKGKGKEMTYWLTGVTGGKYNLPTPPTAENFQRLQQDLAEMIVTGLEKTGGGREGLEKRKTLSTKVRRRETSGSVQSDGQPEYFHLAVADNPSTFL from the exons ATGCACAGCGCACACAGTTTACTTTACCTGGCAGTGCTGATAGGAGGGGGGGTGGTCGGCCACAAGATGCTGGACTACTGTTTGGCCTCCCGTCGTAAATACACCATCAATGTGGTTCTGCTGGAGGACAATACGTACGAGTGGAGTCGACCACTGGTGCAGGCGGCTGTGGAAAACGCCATCGAGGAGGACACGCAGGAGAACATTAACAACG AGTTAAATTTCACTTTGACGGCGAACTTCAGCGGCGTGGACACCACCGTGTACAACCGGCAGGGCTGTGGCAGCAGCACCTGTGAGGGAGTGGCCATACTCAAGAGGCTCTAT GATAAAAAAGAAGTTGGTTGCGTCATGCTGGGGCCTTCGTGCACTTACGCCACCTTCCAGTTAGTGGA TGATGAACTTGGCCTGAGCTTGAGCATCCCCATCATCTCCGCCGGGAGCTTCGGCCTCTCGTGCGACTACAAGCCCAAACTGACCCGGATCCTGCCTCCGGCTCGCAAGATCTCAGACATGCTGCTCAACTTCATCAACGAAACTTTGCCGTTCAAAGATCCGTGGAAAACCGTCTACGTCTACAAGAAGTCCAGCAACGTGACCGAGGACTGCTTCTG GTACATCAACGCTCTGGAGGCCGCCTCTGCCAACTTTGCCAAAGGGACCAACAGGCACATGCTGCGTGGTGACGTGGAGCTGAGCGACGCCCTGACTACCAAGAATAGACTCAGCAACA ttttcatctTGTGTGGGAGCCGTGATGAGATCGTCTCAGCGAAGAGGAGTGTGAGCCAGGTAGACCCGGACATCATTTTCCTTCTCCTCGATATTTACAG TCCTGATTATCATGTCAACACGATGTCCAATGAGTTCATGAGGGACGTGCTGGTGATCACTCTGCCACCGAGGAACTACAGCTCTGAATCTAACACAACGTACAACAACACG ATAAATGACTACGTGGCCGGGTATCACGACGGCACGCTGCTGTTTGGCAAAGTGCTCAGAGAACGGATGCTCAGCCAGCAACAGAACAGGGCATCGGTGGATGTGCCTCTGAATTTCAACCCGTTTGGAAACGCCTCTTTTTACG GTATGGGAGGACACTACGTGCTCGATGAATATGGCGACAGAGATGTCAACTTCTCGATGCTCTACACCTCCCCCATCACCGGCAGG tATGAAACCCTGTTAGCGTTCGACACGTCGCGTAATGAATCCAGAGTGACCAACCCGCTCCCCATCCTGTGGTGGAAACACAACCGACTGCCTCAGGACAAGCCAGAGAGACCACACA GTCTAAATATGCAGGATGTGATTGTGATCGTGCTGAGTCTCAGTGTCATCGTGGTGACGGCCATCGCTCTGATCTTCTACAG GCAGAACAGGAAAGAACGTCTTATGCAGAAGAAGTGGTCTCACATCAGCCcgctcctgattggtccactgGATGAGAAGGAAGTCTCACTGAAG ATAGATGAAGTCAAAAGGAAGGACAGCAAGTACTTCTCCCATCGAGGACGATATGACAAGAAG cCGGTGATCTTGAAGGAGCTGAAGCACTTAGACGGCGACTTCAACGAGGACCAGAAGATCGAGCTCAACACC CTGCTGCGCATCGATTACTACAACCTGACCAAGTTCTACGGCACGGTGAAGTTTGAGTACGGAGTGTTTGGGGTGTTTGAGCTGTGTCAGCGGGGATCCCTCAGG ACCATTCTCAACGACAGGATCTCCTACCCTGACGAAACTTTCATGGATATGGAATTCAAGATCTCAGTCATGTATGACATAGCAAag GGAATGTCCTATCTCCACTCCAGTAATATTGCAGTGCACGGACGCCTCAAGTCCACCAACTGTGTGGTGGACAACCGTATGGTGGTGAAGATCACCGACTTCGGCTGCCACACCATCCTGAGACCAGGCAGAG atgTGTGGACGGCCCCGGAGCATCTCCGTAAAGGCGGGGTGTCTCAAAAAGGTGACGTCTACAGCTACGCAATCATTGCCCATGAGATCATTATGAGGAAAGACCCGTTCTACACACAGAACTGCTCGGATATTATAG AGATGATCCACAGAGTTCAGTATCCCACCGACGTGGTCATGTTCAGACCTCACCTCAACTTCGACAGCGCCTCAGCGAACGAGATCGAG ttgtaTGTGCTCATAAAGACCTGCTGGGACGAAGACCCAGAGCGGAGGCCAGATTTTAAGAGAATAGAGGGAACTCTGGGTAAGATCTTCAG tAACCTGCACAACCAAGCCACGGAGACGTACATGGACAATCTGATCCGTCGCCTGCAGAACTACTCCAGGACTCTGGAGCGTCTGGTGGAGGAGAGGACGTGTCTGTACAAAGCTGAGAGGGACCGAGCCGATCGCCTCAACTTCATGTTGCTGCCCGG CCCTGTGGTGCGGTCACTGAAGGAGACGGGTCGGGTGGAGCCGGAGCTCTTCGAGGAGGTGACTGTTTATTTCAGCGACATCGTGGGATTCACCACCCTCTGCCACTACAGCACCCCCATGGAGGTGGTGGACATGCTCAACGACATCTACAAGAACTTTGACAGCATCCTGGACCACCACGACGTCTATAAG gtggagACGATAGGAGACGCGTACATGGTTGCGTCGGGTTTGCCCAGACGCAACGGCGACAGGCACGCAGTGGACATCGCTCACATGGCCCTGGACATCCTGTCCTTTGTGGGGACGTTTGAGCTGCAGCACCTTCCTGGGATCCCCCTGTGGATCCGCATCGGTGTGCATTCAG gTCCTTGTGCGGCAGGAGTGGTGGGAAACAAGATGCCTCGCTACTGTCTGTTCGGAGACACAGTGAACACGGCCTCACGCATGGAGTCCACAGGCCTGc CTCTGAGGATTCACGTGAGCCACTCCACCATCAGCATCCTGCAGAGGACGGACTGCGAGTTTCAAtacgagcagagaggagagacgtACCTGAAG GGTAAAGGTAAAGAGATGACGTACTGGTTGACTGGGGTGACTGGGGGGAAATACAACCTGCCGACACCACCCACAGC GGAGAACTTCCAGCGGCTCCAGCAGGACCTGGCGGAGATGATAGTGACCGGCCTGGAGAAGACAGGCGGGGGGAGGGAGGGcttggagaagaggaagacactGTCCACCAAGGTCCGTCGCAGGGAGACGAGCGGCAGCGTCCAGAGCGACGGCCAGCCGGAGTACTTCCACCTGGCTGTGGCTGACAACCCCAGCACCTTCCTGTGA